The Bernardetia litoralis DSM 6794 genome includes a window with the following:
- a CDS encoding SPOR domain-containing protein, which translates to MIKKYFYTKTAFIFGFLCLFASNFASAQQVSIPEDVCMNGFEQQLYALIDTYRSESEAHTIQVSKKLTFVAKLHARDLYHNRIDKDSCSMQSWSDKGFWSACCFSERDNSKQSCMWDKPKEITGYAGKAYEVIYNGGSEPKRIMELWKGSSFYSDILKNSGRYADKDWAAVGIGQYKNVTVVWFGEVEDEENEVQKCSGAEPEYDLKTGTTTSSETIADNGNDNGVTTLTGNEDNTDADAGNSNTGLESGKFYLIYGSYSTQEYADAAVRQLSGQFPQARVITTSDSDRYRIALYEYSSKEEARNAQNNLDYTYVGAWVLAAE; encoded by the coding sequence ATGATAAAAAAATATTTTTATACAAAAACAGCCTTTATTTTTGGTTTTCTCTGTTTGTTTGCATCTAATTTTGCTTCTGCACAACAAGTAAGCATTCCAGAAGATGTCTGTATGAATGGTTTCGAACAACAACTTTATGCTCTCATTGATACATACAGAAGTGAAAGCGAAGCGCATACCATTCAAGTTTCTAAAAAATTGACTTTTGTAGCCAAACTTCACGCCAGAGATTTATACCATAATAGAATTGATAAGGATTCGTGTAGTATGCAAAGCTGGTCAGATAAAGGATTTTGGAGTGCCTGTTGTTTTAGTGAAAGAGATAACTCGAAACAATCTTGTATGTGGGACAAACCAAAAGAAATTACAGGATATGCAGGAAAGGCTTATGAAGTAATTTATAATGGAGGCAGTGAACCCAAACGAATTATGGAACTTTGGAAAGGGAGTTCTTTTTACTCAGATATTCTCAAAAACTCGGGTCGTTATGCTGATAAAGATTGGGCTGCTGTCGGAATTGGACAATACAAAAATGTAACTGTGGTTTGGTTTGGAGAGGTAGAAGATGAAGAAAACGAAGTTCAGAAATGTTCTGGTGCAGAGCCTGAATATGATTTGAAAACTGGAACAACAACTAGCTCTGAAACAATCGCTGATAATGGAAACGATAATGGTGTAACCACACTTACAGGAAACGAAGATAATACAGATGCTGATGCTGGAAATTCGAATACAGGCTTAGAAAGTGGAAAATTTTATCTGATTTATGGAAGTTATTCTACACAAGAATATGCTGATGCAGCCGTTAGACAATTAAGTGGGCAATTTCCACAGGCTAGAGTTATCACAACAAGTGACAGCGACCGTTACAGAATTGCGCTTTATGAATATAGCTCAAAAGAAGAAGCAAGAAATGCTCAAAATAATTTAGATTATACGTATGTAGGTGCTTGGGTGCTGGCAGCAGAATAA
- the porU gene encoding type IX secretion system sortase PorU: MIPINLQTLKYNSFSLFLLFFLTVSNSFAQNSVLSDGQILKLKIEQNGVHKITFQDLQTAGINPSTINPNNLQIFGNGGGMLPQANSAPRISDLQENAIVVELGSDNIFNAGDYILFYAQSADSYQYNAQLNDLLKFTFEKNLYDDFNYYYLKVGNETGKRIQIAENLTGGTKITTYNEIAHHELEETNIIGDFQNSGGGGSGRMWFGERFDFVTEQTINFESEGLITSRPVLLRASALGYSSRVSEYTFSVAGQDFGTLSIAASQISTYAKKGNTNTATFSSNLSASPASLPVKVSYNKTDDIAFGHLDYLTLEFTRTLSFYKQNTHFRSVASSQNEITNFEFAETSASMRVWNITNLASIENILPNSSNQNAFVVRTNKKLNELIAFDINEDLPKPIEITAIENQNLHNLSTPDFVIVTHEDFLDAAQKLAAFHSEHDDMEVLVVTVNQIWNEFSSGKQDVSAIRDFVRFLYKKQNDKLRYLLLFGDTSYDYKNRIASNNNFVPIYQARESLEPVETFSSEDFFGLLEDDEGEWEENFQTQQEDLDIGIGRIPVRSTEQADLVVDKIIGYSLPQTLGNWRNKVVFVADDGDSNIHMRDSEELIDIIEGYNGYQAEKLYVDAFPQVSTSNGKFSPKVREKLDQNVNEGSLIVNYMGHGSESSLATEAVVDLASVSHWKNLNNLPMFVTATCEFGRYDNPDVFSVGERLMTNEDGGGIALVTTTRPVTASTNFILAKAFYNNVFGRLPNGEMPRLGDIIRATKNESLSKLNRNFTLLGDPALRLNYPKEEAIITEVKTNGTVSESIKALDKVTLSGQIVNNGILSSDFSGDLDITIYDKPAELRTFGDESEPMAYNNWQNILYKGKAKISQGKFEVTFVVSKDINYNLAAGRVTMYAQHETQNRDANGFYGIQIGASNDNAPTDNTAPIAQIWIEDKTFVSGAKVPSNTTLLAEISDENGINLTGYGVGREITAVLDGEATQTFILNDYFEYEEGSYQNGTIAFPLQDLAVGKHTLTFTVWDNYSNPTTIEIDFYVENKPIEVTEIIPFPNPFWSNVEFNVTHTRTGDDIEVILVVYDVLGRPVRTVRQDYLNNNGNFSNLSWNGRGDEGELVKNGMYICKIYIHSLQDDAVGASTVKVILNR; encoded by the coding sequence ATGATTCCTATAAATCTTCAAACATTAAAATATAATTCTTTTTCATTATTTCTACTTTTTTTCTTGACTGTTTCGAATAGTTTTGCTCAAAATTCTGTTCTTTCAGATGGACAAATTCTTAAATTAAAAATAGAACAAAATGGAGTTCATAAAATTACCTTTCAAGATCTTCAAACAGCAGGAATTAATCCTTCTACAATAAATCCAAACAACCTTCAAATTTTTGGAAATGGTGGTGGAATGTTACCACAAGCCAATTCAGCACCAAGAATTTCAGATTTGCAAGAAAATGCCATTGTTGTAGAACTTGGAAGTGATAATATTTTTAATGCTGGAGATTACATTTTGTTTTATGCTCAATCAGCAGATTCTTATCAATATAATGCTCAACTAAACGATTTATTAAAATTTACTTTTGAGAAAAATTTGTACGATGATTTTAATTATTATTATTTAAAAGTAGGAAACGAAACAGGAAAACGAATCCAAATAGCTGAAAATCTAACTGGTGGAACTAAAATTACTACATATAATGAAATTGCTCATCACGAACTAGAAGAAACAAATATTATTGGAGATTTTCAAAACTCTGGTGGTGGAGGCTCAGGCAGAATGTGGTTTGGAGAACGTTTTGATTTTGTAACCGAACAAACTATTAATTTCGAATCTGAAGGATTAATTACTTCTCGTCCTGTTTTATTGCGTGCTTCTGCATTGGGCTATTCATCTCGTGTGAGTGAATATACATTTTCAGTCGCAGGTCAAGACTTTGGAACACTTTCTATTGCAGCTTCTCAAATTTCTACTTATGCCAAAAAAGGCAATACAAATACAGCCACTTTTTCATCAAATTTGAGCGCTTCGCCTGCTTCTCTTCCTGTCAAAGTTTCTTATAACAAAACAGATGATATAGCTTTTGGACATTTGGATTATTTGACTTTAGAATTTACTCGTACTTTATCTTTTTACAAACAAAATACACATTTTCGTTCGGTTGCTTCTTCTCAAAATGAGATTACTAATTTTGAATTTGCAGAAACTTCAGCTTCTATGCGTGTTTGGAACATAACTAATTTGGCTTCTATTGAAAATATTTTACCAAATTCTTCAAATCAAAATGCTTTTGTAGTTCGTACAAATAAGAAATTAAATGAATTAATAGCCTTTGATATAAATGAAGACTTACCAAAACCAATAGAAATTACAGCGATTGAAAATCAGAATTTACATAATTTATCTACTCCTGATTTTGTGATTGTTACTCATGAAGATTTTTTAGACGCTGCTCAAAAACTAGCTGCATTTCATAGCGAACATGATGATATGGAAGTTTTGGTAGTAACAGTTAATCAAATTTGGAATGAATTTTCGTCTGGAAAACAAGATGTTTCGGCTATTCGTGATTTTGTTCGTTTTTTATACAAAAAGCAAAACGACAAGCTGCGTTATTTGCTTCTTTTTGGAGATACAAGTTATGATTATAAAAATAGAATTGCATCAAATAATAATTTTGTTCCTATTTATCAAGCTAGAGAATCTTTAGAACCTGTCGAAACATTTTCTTCGGAAGATTTTTTTGGTCTTTTAGAAGATGATGAAGGAGAATGGGAAGAGAATTTTCAAACTCAACAAGAAGATTTAGATATTGGAATTGGTCGCATTCCTGTCAGAAGTACAGAACAAGCTGATTTAGTTGTTGATAAAATTATTGGTTATTCACTTCCTCAAACACTAGGAAATTGGAGAAACAAAGTTGTTTTTGTAGCTGATGATGGAGATAGCAACATTCACATGAGAGATTCTGAAGAGCTTATTGATATTATTGAAGGATATAATGGCTATCAAGCAGAAAAATTATATGTTGATGCCTTTCCTCAAGTTTCTACTTCAAATGGTAAATTCTCACCTAAAGTACGTGAAAAATTAGATCAAAATGTAAATGAAGGTTCTTTGATTGTCAATTATATGGGACACGGTTCAGAGTCTAGTTTAGCAACAGAAGCTGTTGTAGATTTGGCTTCGGTTTCACATTGGAAAAACCTCAATAATTTGCCTATGTTTGTTACGGCTACTTGTGAGTTTGGGCGTTATGACAATCCAGATGTTTTTTCGGTAGGAGAAAGACTCATGACAAACGAAGATGGTGGAGGAATTGCGCTTGTAACCACAACACGACCAGTAACAGCTTCAACAAATTTTATTTTAGCAAAAGCGTTTTATAATAATGTTTTTGGACGTTTGCCAAATGGAGAAATGCCACGTTTGGGAGATATTATCAGAGCCACTAAAAATGAAAGTCTTTCAAAACTAAATAGAAACTTTACACTTTTGGGCGACCCTGCACTTCGTTTAAATTATCCAAAAGAAGAAGCCATTATTACAGAAGTAAAAACAAACGGAACAGTTTCAGAATCTATAAAAGCATTAGATAAAGTTACTTTGAGTGGACAAATTGTAAACAATGGTATTTTAAGCTCTGATTTTAGTGGAGATTTGGATATTACTATTTATGACAAACCTGCCGAATTACGCACTTTTGGAGATGAGTCTGAACCTATGGCTTATAATAATTGGCAAAATATTTTATACAAAGGAAAAGCAAAAATAAGTCAAGGAAAATTTGAAGTTACTTTTGTGGTTTCGAAGGATATAAACTATAATTTGGCTGCTGGAAGAGTTACCATGTACGCCCAACATGAAACGCAAAACCGAGATGCAAATGGTTTTTATGGAATTCAGATTGGAGCAAGTAATGATAATGCACCAACAGACAATACAGCACCAATAGCACAAATTTGGATAGAAGATAAGACTTTTGTTTCGGGTGCAAAAGTTCCTTCAAATACAACACTTTTGGCAGAAATAAGTGATGAAAATGGAATTAATCTAACGGGTTATGGAGTAGGAAGAGAAATAACAGCCGTTTTAGATGGAGAGGCAACACAGACTTTTATCTTAAATGATTACTTTGAATATGAAGAAGGAAGTTATCAAAATGGAACAATCGCTTTTCCATTGCAAGATTTGGCAGTTGGAAAACATACACTTACTTTTACAGTTTGGGATAATTATTCAAATCCGACTACGATTGAAATTGATTTTTATGTAGAAAATAAACCGATTGAAGTTACTGAAATTATTCCTTTTCCAAATCCTTTTTGGAGTAATGTAGAGTTTAATGTTACTCATACACGCACAGGCGATGATATTGAGGTCATTTTGGTAGTTTATGATGTTTTGGGAAGACCAGTCAGAACAGTTCGTCAAGATTATTTGAATAATAATGGTAATTTTTCAAATCTCTCTTGGAATGGAAGAGGAGATGAAGGCGAACTGGTAAAAAATGGAATGTATATCTGTAAAATTTATATTCATTCGCTGCAAGATGATGCTGTTGGTGCAAGTACAGTTAAGGTTATTTTGAATAGGTAA
- the mraY gene encoding phospho-N-acetylmuramoyl-pentapeptide-transferase: MLYYLFRFLREQFELSGAGLFQYISFRAMLAAVFSLLISIVFGKNIIRFLQRQQIGETVRDLGLKGENLKAGTPTMGGVIILAATLIPTLLLAQLHNIYILLLIISTVWLGLIGFVDDYIKVVHKNKSGLSGKFKVLGQVGIGVLIGVAMYYHPDVLMREFDEVINGGNDYTTLINSNYEDVKSLKTTIPFIKNNELDYRSLVPDFLGEYGVIIFYILIVTFIITAVSNGANLTDGLDGLAAGTTAIIATALSVFAYVSGNLVFADYLNIMYLPNTGEVVIFCAAFMGACIGFLWYNSFPAQVFMGDTGSLSLGGIVAVLAITLRKELMIPILCGVFLIENLSVIMQVAYFKYTKKRFGEGKRIFLMSPLHHHYQKKGIHEVKIVTRFWIVGILLVIIALATLKIR, encoded by the coding sequence ATGTTATATTATTTATTTCGTTTTTTACGTGAACAGTTCGAACTCTCTGGCGCAGGTCTTTTTCAATATATTAGTTTTCGTGCTATGTTGGCCGCCGTTTTTTCGCTTTTGATTAGTATTGTTTTTGGTAAAAATATAATTCGTTTTCTACAAAGACAACAAATTGGAGAAACAGTTAGAGATTTGGGACTCAAAGGCGAAAATCTAAAGGCAGGAACGCCAACTATGGGAGGTGTAATTATTTTGGCTGCAACGCTTATTCCTACACTTCTTTTAGCCCAACTTCACAATATTTACATTTTACTTTTGATTATTTCTACCGTTTGGCTTGGCTTAATTGGTTTTGTAGATGATTATATTAAAGTAGTTCATAAAAATAAAAGTGGGCTTTCGGGCAAATTTAAAGTTTTAGGACAAGTAGGTATTGGTGTTTTGATTGGAGTGGCAATGTATTATCATCCAGACGTTTTGATGAGAGAATTTGATGAGGTGATAAATGGTGGAAATGATTATACAACGCTTATAAACTCTAATTATGAAGATGTAAAATCTTTAAAAACAACCATTCCATTTATTAAAAATAATGAATTAGATTATAGAAGTCTTGTTCCTGACTTTTTGGGAGAATATGGAGTAATTATTTTTTATATTCTTATTGTTACTTTTATTATTACAGCCGTTTCGAATGGTGCAAATCTTACTGATGGACTAGATGGACTTGCAGCAGGAACAACAGCAATTATTGCAACTGCACTAAGTGTTTTTGCATATGTTTCAGGAAACTTAGTTTTTGCTGATTATCTCAATATTATGTATTTGCCAAATACAGGCGAAGTAGTGATTTTTTGTGCTGCTTTTATGGGGGCGTGTATTGGATTTTTGTGGTATAATTCGTTTCCAGCGCAAGTTTTTATGGGAGATACTGGAAGTTTATCTTTGGGTGGAATTGTGGCAGTCTTGGCAATTACACTCCGAAAAGAGCTTATGATTCCTATTCTTTGTGGCGTATTTTTGATAGAAAACTTATCTGTTATTATGCAAGTTGCTTATTTTAAATACACCAAAAAACGATTTGGAGAAGGCAAACGTATTTTCTTGATGTCGCCTCTTCATCATCATTATCAAAAAAAGGGAATCCATGAAGTCAAGATTGTAACTCGTTTTTGGATTGTCGGAATTTTACTTGTCATTATTGCTTTGGCAACTCTCAAAATTAGATAA
- a CDS encoding HAD family hydrolase codes for MTYKNETKTLLVLDIDETLIFGSAEKLDEPFDFRVFNYFIYQRPYLKEFFEKIKDHFLIALWSSADDEYVEEIAKKIIPKNIELEFIWARSRCSYKRNFNAVFDDYQDYYAFDISHYHFLKPLKKLKKKGYKLERILIVDDTPHKSKDNYGNAIYPKEYKGDKNDNELLLLADYLLTLKDKTNVRRIEKRGWKSKLG; via the coding sequence ATGACTTATAAAAATGAAACTAAAACACTTCTTGTTCTTGATATAGATGAAACATTAATTTTTGGTTCTGCTGAAAAGTTAGATGAGCCATTTGATTTTAGAGTTTTTAATTATTTTATCTATCAAAGACCTTATTTGAAGGAATTTTTTGAGAAAATTAAAGACCATTTTTTGATTGCGCTTTGGTCTTCGGCTGATGATGAATATGTAGAAGAAATCGCAAAAAAGATAATTCCCAAAAATATAGAATTAGAATTTATTTGGGCTAGAAGTCGTTGTAGTTATAAACGAAATTTTAATGCTGTTTTTGATGATTATCAAGACTATTATGCTTTTGATATTTCACATTATCATTTCCTAAAACCACTAAAAAAGTTAAAGAAAAAAGGATATAAATTAGAGCGTATTTTGATTGTAGATGATACGCCACACAAATCAAAGGATAATTATGGAAATGCAATTTATCCAAAGGAATACAAAGGAGATAAAAACGATAATGAACTTCTTTTACTTGCTGATTATCTGCTTACTTTGAAGGATAAAACAAATGTGAGAAGAATTGAAAAAAGAGGTTGGAAGTCAAAATTAGGTTAG